One genomic segment of Candidatus Binatia bacterium includes these proteins:
- a CDS encoding DUF2256 domain-containing protein, protein MSKMRAKSDLPEKTCPVCQRSFRWRKKWERDWEQVVYCSKRCRGEGNPLHHPASLRAEPGKS, encoded by the coding sequence ATGTCCAAGATGCGCGCCAAGTCGGATTTACCCGAAAAAACCTGCCCTGTTTGCCAGCGTTCTTTCCGTTGGCGCAAGAAATGGGAGCGGGATTGGGAGCAGGTGGTCTATTGCTCGAAGCGCTGCCGTGGCGAGGGAAACCCTCTGCACCATCCGGCTTCCCTGCGTGCAGAACCGGGAAAGTCCTGA
- a CDS encoding DUF1501 domain-containing protein: MKNKRSCSQNTLTRRRFLRHGMAGMVATGLGTRLFLREAAAAPTGKRLLVCLFQRGAVDGLNMVVPFGDPNYGSTRPDIAIGAPSQADGALNLDGFFGLHPAMESLMPAWSDRSLAIIHACGSPDPTRSHFDAQDYMETGTPGVKGSPDGWLNRHLQSTSGDADLRGIAVTNTTPRILAGEAASYAASTLTSLDLGRGTDGTLVRQAIDEMYVGRGDLLGTTVGETLANYEIFTELGAQGYAPQNGAAYPNSSLGRSLQEIAQVRRADIGLEVAFVETGGWDTHSRQGAATGNLADLLADVADSLGAFYQDLGKEMDEICLLTMSEFGRTVAQNGSGGTDHGRGTAMMAIGGTVNGGQVLADWPGLAPGDLSSGRDLAVTTDFRDLCGEIVRDHLGNPSLDTVFPDHVFKAPGIIRT, encoded by the coding sequence ATGAAAAACAAACGATCTTGTTCGCAAAATACTCTCACCCGTCGTCGCTTCCTGCGCCATGGCATGGCCGGGATGGTGGCCACCGGACTCGGCACACGCCTGTTCCTGCGTGAGGCCGCTGCCGCGCCGACCGGCAAACGCCTGCTGGTCTGCCTGTTCCAACGCGGGGCCGTCGATGGTCTCAATATGGTCGTTCCTTTCGGCGATCCGAACTACGGCAGCACGCGCCCCGACATCGCCATTGGCGCGCCCTCGCAGGCCGACGGTGCCCTGAACCTCGACGGATTCTTCGGGTTGCATCCCGCCATGGAGTCGCTGATGCCCGCCTGGTCGGACCGGTCGCTCGCGATCATCCATGCCTGCGGCTCGCCAGACCCCACACGCTCGCATTTCGACGCGCAAGACTACATGGAAACCGGCACGCCCGGGGTCAAAGGCAGCCCCGACGGATGGCTCAACCGCCACCTGCAAAGCACCAGTGGGGACGCTGACCTGCGTGGGATTGCGGTGACAAATACCACGCCGAGGATTCTGGCCGGTGAGGCAGCCAGTTATGCCGCAAGCACTCTGACCTCTCTGGATCTGGGTCGGGGCACGGACGGAACGCTGGTACGCCAGGCCATCGACGAGATGTATGTGGGCCGAGGGGACTTGCTGGGGACAACCGTCGGCGAAACGCTGGCCAACTACGAGATCTTCACCGAACTCGGCGCTCAGGGCTACGCCCCGCAAAACGGCGCCGCCTACCCGAACAGTTCTTTGGGAAGGTCACTCCAGGAGATCGCTCAGGTCAGACGTGCGGACATCGGCCTCGAAGTCGCCTTTGTCGAAACCGGCGGCTGGGACACCCATTCCCGTCAGGGAGCGGCCACCGGGAACCTCGCCGATCTGCTCGCCGATGTCGCCGACAGCCTCGGCGCATTCTATCAAGATCTCGGCAAGGAGATGGACGAAATCTGCCTCCTGACCATGAGCGAGTTCGGGCGCACCGTTGCCCAGAACGGCTCGGGCGGCACCGACCACGGCCGCGGCACAGCCATGATGGCCATCGGCGGCACCGTCAACGGAGGGCAGGTGCTGGCCGACTGGCCCGGTCTTGCCCCCGGAGATCTCAGCTCCGGCCGTGACCTGGCCGTGACCACCGACTTCCGCGATCTATGCGGCGAAATCGTGCGCGATCATCTGGGGAACCCGTCTCTTGATACGGTCTTTCCCGACCACGTCTTCAAGGCTCCGGGGATCATCCGCACCTGA